The following are encoded in a window of Flavobacterium sp. WC2421 genomic DNA:
- a CDS encoding methylglyoxal synthase translates to MEIAIIAHDGKKVDMVQFLNKNIDILKNEKIKLIATGTTGGKAENAGFKVKKMLSGPMGGDAQIAARVAEGKTKLVLFFKDPLASHAHEVDINMLLRVCDVHNVPIATNEASAQLLLNAIIMQL, encoded by the coding sequence ATGGAAATTGCAATTATTGCCCATGATGGAAAAAAAGTAGATATGGTTCAGTTTTTGAATAAAAATATCGACATTTTAAAAAATGAAAAAATTAAGCTTATTGCTACTGGAACAACTGGTGGCAAAGCGGAGAATGCAGGATTTAAAGTAAAAAAGATGCTTTCAGGACCTATGGGAGGTGATGCTCAAATTGCAGCAAGAGTTGCTGAAGGTAAAACTAAATTAGTTTTATTTTTTAAAGATCCCTTAGCAAGTCATGCTCATGAAGTAGACATTAATATGTTACTTCGAGTTTGTGACGTACACAATGTGCCTATCGCAACAAATGAAGCTTCAGCACAATTGTTGTTAAATGCAATTATAATGCAATTATAA
- a CDS encoding RidA family protein, whose product MKKIIFTDKAPAPIGPYNQAVLKGNTLYTSGQIAIDPKTGELNTENIQTETKQVMENMKAVLDEAGMTFENVVKTTIFIMDMNDFAKINSVYATYFNEKTAPARETVQVACLPKNVNVEISMIAIL is encoded by the coding sequence ATGAAAAAAATAATTTTTACAGATAAAGCTCCGGCTCCAATTGGACCATACAATCAAGCCGTATTAAAAGGAAACACACTATATACTTCTGGACAAATAGCTATTGATCCAAAAACGGGTGAGTTAAATACAGAGAACATCCAAACTGAAACGAAACAAGTTATGGAAAATATGAAAGCGGTTCTTGACGAAGCAGGAATGACATTTGAAAATGTAGTGAAAACAACTATATTTATTATGGACATGAATGATTTCGCCAAAATAAATTCAGTCTATGCCACTTATTTTAATGAAAAAACAGCCCCAGCTCGTGAAACGGTTCAAGTAGCTTGTTTACCTAAGAATGTAAATGTAGAGATTTCAATGATTGCAATACTATAG
- a CDS encoding putative LPS assembly protein LptD gives MTLQKTGHNFTKIALKPLQTNLFNIVLLSFFLTIGCNHLYSQDISKKTSAIPAKKQVDTSSSVSTKSNQTLLEQKKETDTLIRIDTLKPKKAFLDGKVKYKAEKYAKIDQKKKLITLYDKAELYYQDVELTSGIIIMDYEKNEVYAGRIKDSTGKYTQYPHFKQGSNEVEPDSIRFNFKTKKALIWNSRSDQGEFKIKASITKKENDSVYFLKGARFTTSKDVDNPEYYFQTNKVKFIPGKKVITGLTNMVIANVPTPIALPFAYFPMSKETNISGLILPSYNDSNTRGFSLQNGGYYFALSNNYDLTVLGDYYTNGSYGLRFESSYAKRYSYRGNLNFRYENLISSERGYPDYAKQKIYNIQWSHSRDSKANPNSSFSASVNLGSSKYFQQSINQANIGSNLNNTLSSSVSYSKTFNSVPQVRMSLSATHSQNTQTEVINMTLPTLQLSVDRIYPFVGKDGVKKGFFKNINLQYNLNGRNSITTTDSLFFKPQMFKDAKMGVQHSIPLSTNFKLFKYFSASTSLNYEEVWYAKTISRSYDSDQSKVVDKIVNGFDAYRTYSFSSSVGTTIYGTFNFGKDKKIQSIRHVMRPSVSYAYTPSFEKYYDTYASDATGTITKQYTRFEGGIFGSPGLSNSNILGFDLSNTFEAKVTDKDSTKVEAKKVMLLNNLNISTSYNLDADGVNTLALAPFRLSGGTQLLNNKMNVNFGTTLDPYAINNSGTRINTFNINNGGSLFRMTSANMTLNYSISSKEKDKTKKDKNTQSERNGGREDDLFGKNTIVNDNTKSQFDGSEEEGDDKISEFFRSKLPWDMTFAYSLTYGNNNREKQIIGNSIMISANADLTPKWKAGISTGYDFVQNGVTFTQLRFERDLLSWRMDFNWTPFGTNANWGFFIGIKSGVLSDIKWNKRSTINR, from the coding sequence TTGACACTTCAAAAAACAGGCCATAATTTTACAAAAATAGCATTAAAACCTTTGCAGACAAACTTATTTAATATCGTTTTATTATCATTTTTCCTTACAATCGGATGCAATCATCTGTATTCGCAAGATATTTCAAAAAAAACGAGCGCTATACCTGCTAAGAAGCAAGTAGATACGTCCTCTTCTGTTAGTACAAAATCGAATCAAACTCTTTTAGAACAAAAAAAAGAGACTGACACTTTAATTAGAATTGACACTTTAAAACCAAAAAAAGCATTTCTTGACGGAAAAGTAAAATATAAGGCTGAAAAATATGCCAAAATTGACCAAAAGAAAAAACTAATAACTTTATATGATAAAGCCGAATTATACTATCAAGATGTCGAATTAACCTCGGGTATAATTATTATGGATTATGAAAAAAATGAAGTCTATGCCGGAAGAATTAAAGATTCAACGGGAAAGTACACGCAATACCCTCATTTTAAACAAGGGTCTAATGAGGTAGAGCCTGATTCTATTCGTTTTAATTTCAAAACTAAAAAAGCCTTAATATGGAACTCCAGATCCGACCAAGGTGAGTTTAAAATAAAAGCCTCGATAACTAAAAAAGAAAATGATTCTGTCTATTTTTTAAAAGGCGCTCGGTTTACCACTTCAAAAGATGTAGATAATCCTGAATATTATTTTCAAACAAATAAAGTAAAATTTATCCCTGGAAAAAAAGTAATAACTGGTTTAACTAATATGGTAATCGCTAATGTACCTACTCCCATCGCATTACCATTTGCTTATTTTCCAATGAGCAAAGAAACAAATATTTCGGGACTAATATTACCCAGTTACAATGACTCCAATACTAGAGGTTTTTCATTACAAAATGGGGGATATTATTTTGCACTAAGTAATAATTACGACTTAACAGTATTGGGTGATTATTACACCAATGGAAGTTACGGTTTGCGATTTGAGTCCTCCTATGCAAAACGATATAGTTACCGAGGAAATCTAAATTTTAGGTATGAAAACTTAATCTCTAGCGAAAGAGGCTATCCAGATTATGCTAAACAAAAGATCTATAATATACAATGGTCACATTCAAGAGATTCAAAAGCAAATCCTAACTCCAGTTTTTCAGCTTCTGTCAATCTTGGAAGCAGCAAATATTTTCAACAATCTATTAATCAAGCTAATATTGGATCTAATCTTAACAACACTTTAAGTTCATCTGTTTCGTATTCTAAAACATTTAATTCTGTCCCACAGGTAAGAATGTCACTATCAGCAACTCATTCTCAAAATACACAGACTGAAGTTATAAACATGACACTACCTACACTTCAACTAAGCGTAGATCGTATTTATCCTTTTGTGGGGAAAGATGGAGTAAAAAAAGGTTTTTTTAAGAACATCAATTTGCAATATAACTTGAATGGTCGAAATAGTATTACAACAACGGATTCGCTTTTTTTTAAACCTCAAATGTTTAAAGATGCAAAAATGGGAGTACAACACAGTATTCCTTTAAGCACTAATTTTAAACTGTTTAAATATTTTAGCGCTTCCACTTCATTAAACTACGAAGAAGTATGGTATGCAAAAACAATTAGCCGCAGCTATGATTCAGACCAAAGTAAAGTGGTTGATAAAATTGTGAATGGTTTTGATGCGTATAGAACCTATTCTTTTTCATCCAGCGTAGGAACTACAATTTATGGAACTTTTAACTTTGGTAAAGATAAAAAGATACAATCGATTAGACATGTCATGAGACCCTCAGTTTCTTATGCATATACCCCTAGTTTTGAAAAATATTATGATACCTATGCCTCTGATGCTACTGGAACAATTACAAAACAGTACACTCGATTTGAAGGAGGTATTTTTGGGTCTCCAGGTTTAAGTAATTCAAATATACTAGGTTTTGATTTGAGCAATACTTTTGAAGCAAAAGTGACCGATAAAGACAGTACCAAGGTAGAAGCAAAGAAAGTGATGCTACTTAACAATTTAAACATCTCAACAAGTTACAATCTTGATGCTGACGGAGTCAATACACTAGCATTAGCTCCTTTTAGATTAAGTGGTGGAACCCAGCTTTTAAATAATAAAATGAATGTTAATTTTGGTACCACTTTAGACCCCTATGCCATTAATAATTCAGGAACAAGAATAAACACTTTTAACATTAACAATGGAGGAAGTTTATTTAGAATGACTAGTGCCAATATGACATTAAATTATTCGATTTCAAGTAAAGAAAAAGACAAAACTAAGAAAGATAAAAATACCCAAAGCGAAAGAAATGGTGGCCGAGAAGATGATCTTTTTGGAAAAAACACCATTGTAAATGACAATACTAAAAGTCAATTTGACGGCAGTGAAGAAGAAGGCGATGATAAAATATCTGAATTTTTTAGATCCAAATTACCTTGGGACATGACTTTTGCCTACTCCTTAACCTATGGAAATAACAATAGAGAAAAGCAAATCATTGGAAACTCTATTATGATTTCAGCAAATGCCGACTTGACACCAAAATGGAAAGCGGGAATATCAACTGGATATGATTTTGTTCAAAATGGAGTTACCTTTACACAACTAAGATTTGAACGAGATTTACTAAGCTGGAGAATGGATTTCAACTGGACTCCTTTTGGGACTAATGCGAACTGGGGATTTTTTATAGGTATAAAATCTGGTGTTTTAAGTGATATTAAATGGAATAAACGAAGCACTATCAACCGTTAG
- a CDS encoding N-acetylmuramoyl-L-alanine amidase has product MHIFYKMKIIIPFLLFIVTFTGYGQSNIFKVTLDAGHGDHDFGAVYNGHVEKNIALAVVLKVGKLLEANSKVDVTYTRKTDVFIDLVERANIANRADANIFVSIHCNANRNTAADGTETYVMGMNKIASNLEAAKKENSVITLEKDYKRKYEGFDPNSPETMIGMTLMQEEYLDNSITLASKIEEAFGGLGKRIRGGGVKQAPFMVLHKAYMPRVLIEMGFISNFTEGNLLDSEDGQNEIAKAIASAIMSYKNEYYGNGSTETYEARPSQRSIDKPAKDTATPVKTKVVLESVELKKTASSRNNEILFKVQISASSRKLDLEPRNFRGLKNISLDYENRVYKYMYGETSDYNESKSLLEEAKAKGYESAFLIAFKNGEKISIQEAIK; this is encoded by the coding sequence ATGCATATATTTTATAAGATGAAAATCATTATTCCTTTTTTACTATTTATAGTCACTTTTACAGGCTATGGCCAATCAAACATTTTTAAAGTAACCCTAGATGCCGGACATGGAGATCATGATTTTGGTGCCGTTTATAATGGGCATGTTGAAAAAAATATTGCTTTAGCGGTAGTACTAAAAGTTGGAAAGTTATTAGAAGCTAATTCAAAGGTGGATGTAACGTACACTAGAAAGACTGATGTTTTTATAGATTTGGTCGAAAGAGCCAATATCGCCAATAGAGCTGATGCTAATATTTTTGTTTCTATTCATTGTAATGCCAATAGAAATACTGCAGCAGATGGTACAGAGACCTATGTAATGGGTATGAATAAAATCGCATCTAATTTAGAGGCGGCTAAGAAGGAAAACTCGGTTATTACTTTAGAGAAGGATTATAAACGAAAATATGAAGGATTTGATCCAAATTCTCCCGAAACAATGATTGGAATGACCTTAATGCAAGAAGAGTATTTAGATAATAGTATTACTCTTGCAAGTAAAATTGAAGAAGCATTTGGTGGTTTAGGAAAAAGAATTAGAGGTGGTGGTGTAAAGCAAGCTCCTTTTATGGTACTTCATAAAGCGTATATGCCAAGAGTGTTAATAGAGATGGGATTTATCTCTAATTTTACTGAAGGAAATTTATTAGATTCAGAGGATGGTCAAAATGAAATTGCCAAAGCTATTGCAAGTGCAATTATGAGTTATAAAAATGAGTATTATGGCAATGGTTCAACTGAAACCTATGAAGCAAGACCATCACAAAGGAGCATCGATAAGCCAGCTAAGGACACTGCTACTCCCGTTAAAACTAAAGTTGTTTTAGAATCTGTGGAGTTAAAAAAAACTGCCTCCAGCCGAAATAATGAAATTCTTTTTAAAGTTCAAATTTCAGCAAGTAGTAGAAAATTAGATTTGGAACCTAGAAATTTTAGAGGATTAAAAAATATATCTTTAGACTATGAAAATAGAGTTTATAAATACATGTACGGTGAAACGTCTGATTATAATGAATCTAAAAGTTTATTAGAAGAAGCTAAAGCAAAGGGTTATGAATCGGCTTTTTTAATAGCATTTAAAAATGGTGAAAAAATCAGCATTCAAGAAGCTATTAAATAA
- a CDS encoding MlaD family protein, which translates to MKLTREIKTAILVIASILLFIWGYSFLKGRDLFTSYKTLYVEYQSVEGLAKSAPVTLNGLVIGKVNSITINENTGNLLVELQIKSDFPISKSSVASIYEPGLIAGKQIAIEPNFKDKTIALSGEKLTGNIKLGLTDKVSDQLVPLQDKLEKIMDNADKLISGVNNVLDKKAQDDLKISLAELSKTMEQFHKASISMNTILDDNKTQIKGVVTNFNKISGDFSKISDSLNKADLGKTVKNLNATLAKVDGIMDGIKSGKGTMGKLVTDDALYSNLAKTSKELELLLQDVRLYPTRYVNVSLFGKKNKPYKAPVADTISKK; encoded by the coding sequence TTGAAATTAACAAGAGAAATCAAGACAGCAATTTTAGTAATTGCTTCAATATTATTATTTATTTGGGGTTATAGTTTCTTAAAAGGGAGAGATCTTTTTACGAGTTATAAAACATTATATGTCGAATACCAATCAGTAGAAGGGTTAGCTAAATCAGCTCCAGTCACCTTAAATGGTTTAGTAATTGGTAAAGTAAACAGCATTACGATAAATGAAAATACAGGAAACTTATTAGTAGAATTACAAATCAAATCGGATTTTCCTATTTCTAAATCCAGTGTTGCCTCTATCTATGAACCAGGGTTAATTGCGGGCAAACAAATAGCAATTGAACCTAATTTTAAGGATAAGACCATTGCTCTTTCTGGTGAAAAGTTAACAGGGAATATTAAACTTGGACTTACTGATAAAGTAAGTGACCAGCTTGTCCCTCTCCAGGATAAATTAGAAAAAATAATGGATAATGCTGATAAGCTAATCAGTGGTGTCAATAACGTTTTAGATAAAAAAGCCCAAGATGATTTAAAGATTAGTTTAGCTGAATTAAGCAAAACAATGGAGCAATTTCATAAAGCATCTATCAGCATGAATACCATCTTGGATGATAATAAAACTCAAATAAAAGGAGTCGTTACCAATTTCAATAAAATTTCGGGAGATTTTTCTAAAATATCAGATTCATTGAATAAAGCTGATTTAGGAAAAACGGTTAAAAACCTTAATGCGACATTAGCAAAAGTGGATGGTATTATGGACGGAATAAAATCTGGAAAAGGGACAATGGGTAAATTAGTAACCGATGATGCTTTGTATTCTAATTTAGCAAAAACATCTAAAGAGTTAGAGCTATTGCTACAAGATGTTAGACTTTATCCTACTAGGTATGTAAATGTTTCTCTTTTTGGGAAGAAGAACAAGCCTTATAAGGCTCCAGTTGCAGATACAATTTCAAAAAAATAA
- a CDS encoding 4Fe-4S dicluster domain-containing protein produces the protein MSYLDNILFAIVLIIGFGYFFNNIKKIIRNINLGIDVDRKDNPSSRWKNMAMIALGQSKMVKRPIAGALHIVVYLGFIIINIELVEIIIDGLFGTHRIFAFLGTAYNVLIGSFEILAFLVLVAVTVFWIRRNIVRLKRFMNPEMKGFPKSDANYILYFEMVLMTLFLLMNASDLHLQNVPGGFSHFIQAGSFPISQFIEPLFNGMSNEFVMLLTEIFWWLHIVGILVFMNYLYFSKHLHILLAFPNTYFANLKPLGQFDNLEAVTTEVKMMMDPNADPFAAAPAPVEGELPAKFGASDIQDLNWVQLLNAYTCTECGRCTSSCPANQTGKKLSPRKIMMDTRDRMEEVGKNIDANKGVFIPDNKTLLNDYITPEELWACTSCNACVEECPVNISPLSIIMDMRRYLVMEQSAAPMPLNAMMTNIENNGAPWQFNQQDRLNWKNED, from the coding sequence ATGAGTTATTTAGACAATATATTATTTGCTATTGTTTTGATTATCGGTTTTGGTTATTTTTTTAATAATATTAAAAAAATAATTAGGAACATTAATCTTGGTATTGATGTAGATAGAAAAGATAATCCTAGCTCTCGTTGGAAAAACATGGCAATGATAGCTCTTGGTCAATCTAAAATGGTCAAAAGACCCATTGCTGGTGCGCTTCATATTGTTGTTTATTTGGGATTCATAATAATCAATATTGAGCTTGTAGAAATAATTATTGACGGTTTATTTGGTACTCATAGAATATTTGCCTTTTTAGGAACTGCTTATAATGTTTTAATTGGTTCTTTTGAAATATTGGCATTTTTGGTTTTGGTTGCAGTTACTGTTTTTTGGATCAGAAGAAACATTGTGAGATTAAAACGATTCATGAATCCTGAAATGAAAGGATTTCCAAAAAGTGATGCAAATTACATCCTCTATTTCGAAATGGTATTGATGACCTTATTCCTTTTGATGAATGCTTCTGATCTGCATTTGCAAAATGTACCAGGAGGTTTCTCTCATTTTATTCAAGCGGGTTCGTTTCCAATAAGTCAATTCATTGAGCCTTTGTTTAATGGTATGTCAAATGAATTTGTGATGTTGTTGACTGAAATATTCTGGTGGCTACATATAGTAGGTATTTTAGTATTTATGAACTATTTGTATTTTTCAAAACACTTACACATACTATTAGCTTTCCCAAACACCTATTTTGCAAATTTAAAACCATTGGGACAATTTGATAATTTAGAAGCAGTTACTACAGAAGTAAAAATGATGATGGATCCTAATGCTGATCCATTTGCAGCAGCGCCAGCTCCAGTAGAAGGAGAATTGCCAGCTAAATTTGGAGCAAGCGATATTCAGGATTTAAACTGGGTACAATTGTTAAACGCCTATACCTGTACAGAATGTGGCCGTTGTACATCATCTTGTCCAGCAAATCAAACAGGGAAGAAATTATCTCCTCGTAAGATCATGATGGATACTAGAGATAGAATGGAAGAAGTAGGTAAAAATATTGATGCAAACAAAGGTGTTTTTATTCCGGATAATAAAACATTATTAAACGATTATATTACACCTGAGGAATTGTGGGCTTGTACATCTTGTAATGCATGTGTTGAAGAATGTCCAGTTAATATAAGTCCTCTTTCGATTATTATGGATATGCGTCGTTATTTAGTTATGGAGCAAAGTGCAGCACCAATGCCACTAAATGCAATGATGACAAATATTGAAAATAATGGGGCACCATGGCAGTTTAATCAACAAGATAGATTGAATTGGAAAAATGAAGATTAA
- a CDS encoding (Fe-S)-binding protein produces MSENLIVPTMAEMLAQGKQPEVLFWVGCAGSFDDRAKKITKAFVRILNRANVPFAVLGTEESCTGDPAKRAGNEFLFQMQAMMNIEVLNGYEAKKIVTACPHCFNTLKNEYPELGGKYEVIHHTEFLKSLLDTGRLTIEGGQFKGKKITFHDPCYLGRANNVYEAPRDLISKLDAELVEMKRSKVNGLCCGAGGAQMFKDAEPGNKEVNVLRTEDALEVQPNIIATGCPFCNTMMTDGIKNKEKEADVKVMDIAELIANAQDL; encoded by the coding sequence ATGTCAGAAAATTTAATAGTGCCAACTATGGCAGAGATGCTTGCTCAAGGAAAACAGCCAGAAGTGTTGTTTTGGGTAGGTTGCGCAGGAAGTTTTGATGATAGAGCAAAAAAAATTACTAAAGCATTTGTTCGAATTTTAAATCGTGCTAATGTACCTTTTGCTGTACTTGGTACAGAAGAAAGTTGCACAGGAGATCCTGCAAAAAGAGCAGGAAATGAATTTTTGTTTCAAATGCAGGCCATGATGAACATTGAAGTTTTGAATGGATATGAGGCAAAGAAAATAGTGACCGCCTGTCCGCATTGTTTTAATACTTTGAAAAATGAATACCCTGAATTAGGAGGTAAATACGAAGTAATTCACCATACTGAGTTTTTAAAATCATTATTAGATACTGGTAGACTGACTATTGAAGGAGGACAGTTTAAAGGAAAGAAAATTACTTTTCATGACCCGTGTTATTTAGGAAGAGCAAATAATGTGTATGAAGCTCCAAGAGATTTAATTTCAAAATTGGATGCTGAATTAGTTGAAATGAAACGTTCAAAAGTAAATGGACTTTGTTGTGGTGCTGGTGGTGCTCAAATGTTTAAAGATGCTGAACCTGGTAATAAGGAAGTAAATGTTTTAAGAACTGAAGATGCATTGGAAGTGCAACCAAACATTATTGCTACTGGATGTCCTTTTTGTAATACAATGATGACTGATGGTATTAAAAACAAAGAAAAAGAAGCTGATGTTAAAGTAATGGACATAGCGGAATTAATTGCAAATGCGCAAGATCTATAA
- a CDS encoding ABC transporter ATPase: MYVPFENLPEESRIWIYQSNRKFSDAEFSEIEVALNTFLEGWAAHGTSLESSYQLKYNRFIIIAVNQDVQAATGCSIDSSVEFIQSLEQKYSVDLLDKMNVTFKLGEHIAHKPLIDFKKMVKDKAVTENTIVFNNLVNNIEEYNESWEVPALDSWHSRFF, encoded by the coding sequence ATGTACGTACCATTTGAAAATTTACCCGAAGAATCCAGAATTTGGATTTACCAATCGAATAGAAAATTTTCGGATGCCGAGTTTTCCGAAATCGAAGTTGCTTTAAATACTTTTCTTGAAGGTTGGGCAGCACATGGAACTAGTTTAGAATCTTCGTACCAATTAAAATACAATAGATTTATTATTATTGCTGTGAATCAGGATGTTCAGGCGGCAACAGGATGTTCAATCGATTCATCAGTTGAATTTATTCAAAGTTTGGAGCAAAAATATTCAGTAGATTTATTGGATAAAATGAATGTTACTTTTAAACTAGGAGAACATATTGCTCATAAGCCATTAATAGATTTCAAAAAAATGGTTAAAGATAAAGCTGTTACTGAAAACACTATTGTTTTTAATAATTTAGTGAACAATATCGAGGAATATAATGAATCATGGGAAGTTCCAGCTTTAGACAGTTGGCACAGTCGATTTTTCTAA